A genome region from Gossypium hirsutum isolate 1008001.06 chromosome A04, Gossypium_hirsutum_v2.1, whole genome shotgun sequence includes the following:
- the LOC121227982 gene encoding uncharacterized protein yields MALSVSPSSLSFTQNFPHFVTSHSLPLSQCHPISFQTPPPKSIHYHPPRALREWQEYEEAVKKKDLATALSFLISIEKDNSDDSVEENGSLSTQSARSRIGDLGFFGGSVRDWEVLDTCLNADDMRLVGMAYEFLKAKGFLPNFGRFSSIVLDGSRDVTPSVLKSSTGLEASKFSPKKWGLSGSSSVVLAGFLGGVSYLLQQGIDIRPQLAILLGLAFTDSLFLGGTCLAQISSYWPPYRRRVLVHEAGHLLVAYLMGCPVRGVILDPIVAMQMGIQGQAGTQFWDENMNNEMAEGQLSGSTFDRYCMVLFAGTAAEALVYGDAEGGENDENLFRSISVLLQPPLSVAQMSNQARWSVLQSYNLLKWHRHAHRAAFKAMENGASLSVIIRKIEEAMSSNR; encoded by the exons atggCTCTCTCTGTTTCTCCTTCTTCTTTATCATTTACCCAAAATTTCCCACACTTCGTCACTTCCCATTCGCTTCCTCTCTCTCAGTGTCATCCAATTTCCTTCCAAACACCACCACCAAAAAGCATCCATTACCACCCACCAAGAGCTCTGAGGGAATGGCAAGAATACGAGGAAGCAGTGAAGAAGAAGGACTTAGCTACTGCTCTAAGTTTCCTTATATCCATTGAAAAAGACAATAGCGACGACTCTGTTGAGGAAAATGGTTCCTTATCCACCCAGTCAGCTCGGTCACGAATTGGCGATCTGGGTTTTTTTGGTGGGTCTGTGAGGGATTGGGAGGTCTTGGATACCTGCCTTAATGCTGATGACATGAGACTTGTTGGCATGGCTTATGAGTTCCTTAAGGCCAAAGGTTTTTTACCCAATTTCGGAAGATTCAGTAGCATCG TTTTGGATGGCTCTAGGGATGTTACACCTTCTGTGTTGAAGTCTTCTACTGGCCTAGAag CTTCTAAATTTTCTCCAAAGAAGTGGGGTCTTTCTGGAAGCTCAAGTGTTGTATTGGCTGGTTTTCTTGGTGGGGTGTCCTATCTACTTCAACAAGGAATTGATATCAGGCCTCAACTTGCAATCTTACTAGGGCTAGCCTTCACAGACTCTCTCTTCCTTGGTGGTACCTGTTTAGCTCAAATCTCTAGTTATTGGCCTCCATATAGGCGTCGGGTTCTAGTTCATGAAGCAGGGCATCTGCTAGTAG CTTATCTTATGGGTTGCCCTGTTCGTGGAGTGATTTTAGACCCAATAGTTGCAATGCAAATGGGAATTCAAGGGCAG GCTGGAACTCAGTTTTGGGATGAAAACATGAATAATGAAATGGCAGAAGGACAATTGAGTGGTTCCACATTTGATAG ATACTGCATGGTACTTTTTGCTGGCACTGCAGCTGAAGCACTTGTTTATGGTGACGCTGAGGGTGGTGAGAATGATGAGAACTTGTTTAGAAGCATCTCTGTTCTTCTTCAACCCCCACTCTCGGTAGCGCAG ATGTCAAATCAAGCAAGGTGGTCAGTGCTACAGTCTTACAATCTGCTTAAGTGGCATAGACATGCTCATCGAGCAGCATTCAAAGCTATGGAAAACGGTGCTAGTCTTAGTGTCATAATTAGGAAAATTGAGGAAGCCATGTCTTCCAATAGATGA
- the LOC107948492 gene encoding uncharacterized protein, which produces MDNFGKPNFYSTCAGKNTGEDILQRPHKHSFNSYEGTNVMSTEEGTMEIVQQMYKIDAPYLSGQHYFQSAASSVHEEWSLPSASIVGNADQQKAEKKRKTDKAYRERCKKKNEQMMQELETLGKENEDLKTENQCLKERNAFLDQSLLSQTNELNEIKYQLDDLRLKNETQNTLVQIFSDRLASPDLCLQNEKLRDENARLREILKLNDGALKLVEENGKLKLENQLLQVKIDALLGQIVNENRKSCGHK; this is translated from the exons ATGGATAACTTCGGGAAACCAAATTTTTATAGCACTTGTGCCGGTAAGAATACTGGAGAAGACATCCTTCAACGCCCTCACAAGCACAGCTTTAACTCAT ATGAGGGAACTAATGTTATGTCCACAGAAGAGGGAACTATGGAAATTGTACAACAAATGTATAAGATTGATGCTCCGTATTTGAGTGGACAACATTATTTCCAATCAGCAGCAAGTAGTGTACACGAGGAATGGTCATTGCCATCAGCTTCAATTGTGGGTAATGCAGATCAACAAAAAgctgaaaagaagagaaaaacagaTAAAGCTTACAGAGAAAGATGCAAG AAGAAAAACGAGCAAATGATGCAAGAATTGGAGACTCTTGGTAAAGAAAATGAAGATTTAAAGACAGAGAACCAATGTTTGAAGGAGAGGAATGCTTTTCTAGATCAAAGCTTGTTATCTCAAACCAACGAGTTAAACGAGATCAAATATCAACTTGACGACTTGAGACTTAAGAATGAGACGCAAAATACACTTGTCCAAATATTTTCCGATCGTCTT GCCAGTCCAGATCTTTGCCTCCAAAATGAAAAGCTTAGAGATGAAAATGCCCGATTAAGAGAAATTTTGAAGTTGAATGATGGGGCACTAAAGCTTGTGGAGGAGAATGGGAAATTAAAACTTGAGAATCAGTTACTCCAAGTGAAAATAGATGCTTTATTGGGACAAATAGTTAATGAAAATCGCAAAAGTTGTGGGCATAAATGA